The Sorangiineae bacterium MSr11367 genome window below encodes:
- a CDS encoding tetratricopeptide repeat protein produces MAELDEKSAKRLKFLEKITADGSTDPLAWYGLALEYSKAERYDEALQTFTTLRTFNADYVPMYLMCGQMLGKCERWSEARDWLDAGVVVATRKGEAHALGELRTALQGVLFELGEE; encoded by the coding sequence ATGGCCGAGTTGGACGAGAAGAGCGCGAAGCGCCTAAAATTCCTCGAAAAGATCACCGCCGACGGCTCGACGGACCCGCTCGCGTGGTACGGCCTCGCGCTGGAATACAGCAAGGCCGAGCGCTACGACGAAGCGCTGCAGACGTTCACCACGCTGCGCACCTTCAACGCCGACTACGTTCCCATGTACTTGATGTGCGGCCAGATGCTGGGCAAGTGCGAACGCTGGTCCGAGGCGCGCGATTGGCTCGACGCCGGCGTCGTCGTGGCCACGCGAAAGGGCGAGGCCCACGCCCTCGGCGAGCTGCGCACCGCCCTCCAGGGTGTGCTCTTCGAGCTCGGCGAGGAATAG
- a CDS encoding sulfatase produces MTERRSRLLVVMAVLIGGIAGGAACILALWLWDLLPLRKPVAVQVRPPDASRVDVTPPAPQPAQPVEIVPEKRAFNVVLLTIDTLRFDLGFMGYPRPITPNIDALAARSTVYERAYATASYTPKSLGPLLIGRYASETFRDPEHYTTFFPKNVFLAERLHDADVRTFAGMCHHYFKWDTGYRQGFDVWDTAAMPKGMTDNDTSITGERLTARALALLGDPANVGRRFFAWFHYFDPHAPYVAHAGAPSFGKKGPPTKRTLYDQEIWFTDQQIGRVLDFIAKQPWGAETAIVLTADHGEAFGEHGHLMHGRELWEAIVRVPLIIYVPGGKPRRIAVKRSQIDLVPTVLELAGAPPPTDGLLRGKSLLADMAEGDTAIEERDVYLDMPEGPFNEMRRAIITGPSPGMKLIDLGDHRYELYDLRVDPDEKKDLVLNKERFRASLTSLQRLRAQLQEIRATR; encoded by the coding sequence ATGACGGAACGGCGTTCCCGCCTTCTCGTCGTCATGGCCGTGTTGATCGGTGGCATCGCAGGCGGTGCCGCGTGCATCCTCGCACTCTGGTTGTGGGATCTACTGCCCCTCCGCAAACCGGTCGCCGTCCAAGTCCGTCCGCCCGACGCATCGCGGGTCGATGTCACGCCGCCTGCGCCGCAGCCTGCGCAACCGGTGGAAATCGTCCCGGAAAAGCGCGCGTTCAACGTCGTCCTCCTGACCATCGACACCTTGCGCTTCGACCTCGGCTTCATGGGCTACCCGCGGCCCATCACGCCGAACATCGACGCCCTCGCCGCGCGATCCACGGTGTACGAGCGCGCGTACGCCACGGCGTCGTACACGCCCAAGAGCCTCGGTCCGCTCCTCATCGGCCGCTACGCGAGCGAGACCTTTCGCGATCCCGAGCACTACACGACCTTCTTTCCCAAGAACGTCTTCCTCGCCGAGCGCCTGCACGATGCGGACGTGCGCACCTTCGCGGGCATGTGCCACCACTATTTCAAGTGGGACACCGGCTACCGCCAAGGCTTCGACGTCTGGGACACCGCCGCGATGCCGAAGGGCATGACGGACAACGACACGAGCATCACCGGCGAGCGGCTCACCGCGCGGGCTTTGGCGTTGCTCGGCGATCCCGCCAACGTCGGGCGGCGCTTTTTTGCCTGGTTTCACTACTTCGACCCGCACGCGCCTTACGTCGCACACGCGGGTGCGCCCAGCTTTGGCAAGAAGGGCCCGCCCACGAAGCGCACGCTCTACGACCAGGAAATCTGGTTCACCGATCAGCAGATCGGCCGCGTGCTCGACTTCATCGCCAAGCAGCCATGGGGCGCCGAAACGGCCATCGTGCTGACCGCCGACCACGGCGAGGCGTTTGGCGAGCACGGGCACTTGATGCACGGTCGCGAGCTGTGGGAGGCCATCGTCCGCGTTCCGCTGATCATCTACGTCCCTGGCGGCAAACCGCGCCGCATCGCCGTGAAGCGCTCGCAGATCGACCTCGTTCCGACGGTGCTCGAACTGGCGGGTGCGCCGCCGCCGACCGACGGCCTACTGCGCGGAAAAAGCCTGCTCGCCGACATGGCGGAGGGTGACACCGCCATCGAGGAGCGCGATGTCTACCTGGACATGCCCGAGGGGCCGTTCAACGAAATGCGCCGTGCCATCATCACGGGGCCTTCCCCCGGCATGAAGTTGATCGATTTGGGCGACCATCGGTATGAACTGTACGATCTCAGGGTCGATCCCGATGAAAAGAAGGACCTGGTGCTGAACAAGGAGCGCTTTCGAGCCTCGCTGACGAGCTTGCAACGGTTGCGCGCGCAGCTTCAGGAAATTCGGGCCACGCGGTGA
- a CDS encoding 3-deoxy-7-phosphoheptulonate synthase, producing MFSTTDDLRIDRLRPLIPPAILLEEFPMSNAALTCVNDARQNVARIVAGQDDRLLVVVGPCSIHDVDAAREYAGRLRELAPTLANDLQLVMRVYFEKPRTTVGWKGLINDPNLDGSFSINVGLRLARKLLCDLAEMGVPSGCEFLDTITPQFIADLVSWGAIGARTTESQVHRELASGLSMPVGFKNGTDGDVQIAIDAVGAAASPHQFLSVTKQGLAAIVVTRGNESCHVILRGGAKAPNYDEASVAAASARLAKAKLAPYLMIDCSHGNSSKDPTRQPLVAADIGGQLARGNNAIVGVMLESHLVAGRQDVPKNGGQLTYGQSITDACLGWDHTVEVLHQLAADVRKRREAR from the coding sequence ATGTTTTCTACCACCGACGATCTTCGTATCGATCGCCTTAGGCCGCTCATTCCGCCTGCCATTCTTCTCGAAGAATTCCCCATGTCGAACGCGGCGCTCACCTGCGTGAACGATGCGCGTCAGAACGTGGCGCGCATCGTCGCCGGGCAGGACGATCGCCTTCTCGTCGTGGTGGGGCCCTGCTCCATCCACGATGTGGACGCGGCACGTGAGTATGCCGGGCGCCTTCGCGAGCTGGCGCCCACTTTGGCGAACGACCTGCAACTTGTCATGCGCGTCTACTTCGAGAAGCCGCGCACCACCGTGGGTTGGAAGGGCCTCATCAACGACCCGAATCTCGATGGAAGCTTTTCGATCAACGTGGGCCTGCGCCTCGCGCGCAAGCTGCTCTGCGATCTGGCGGAGATGGGCGTTCCCTCGGGGTGCGAGTTCCTCGATACGATCACGCCGCAGTTCATCGCCGATCTGGTGAGCTGGGGAGCCATCGGAGCGCGCACCACGGAGAGCCAGGTGCACCGCGAGCTGGCCAGCGGTCTTTCGATGCCCGTCGGCTTCAAGAACGGCACCGACGGTGACGTGCAGATCGCCATCGACGCCGTGGGCGCGGCCGCGAGCCCGCACCAGTTTCTTTCGGTCACCAAGCAGGGGCTCGCCGCCATCGTCGTGACGCGCGGCAACGAGAGCTGCCACGTGATCTTGCGCGGTGGCGCCAAGGCCCCGAACTACGACGAAGCCTCGGTGGCCGCCGCCTCGGCCCGTCTCGCGAAGGCGAAGCTCGCGCCCTACCTGATGATCGACTGCTCGCACGGCAACAGCAGCAAAGATCCGACGCGCCAACCGTTGGTGGCGGCCGACATCGGCGGGCAGCTCGCCCGCGGCAACAACGCCATCGTGGGCGTCATGCTCGAGAGCCACCTCGTGGCCGGCCGGCAAGACGTGCCGAAAAACGGTGGGCAGCTCACCTACGGGCAGAGCATCACCGACGCGTGCCTCGGCTGGGATCACACGGTGGAAGTCCTCCACCAACTCGCCGCCGACGTCCGCAAACGCCGCGAAGCGCGCTAG
- a CDS encoding TetR/AcrR family transcriptional regulator gives MARPRADPTLLRQVAIAVFGLVADHGIDGTSMRAVAAATGLSTGTLNYHFENKRGLIRFALSYAYQPPPDWSDHEGDAASALRRLFQRYLLQRDQVRVWWRFWCAITAAASGDLEMAEWQMRTHQALVGFFAAVLGSAGSRGELASQVEADSEAERLVALAHGLALRQLVDPRPEVLELCKGLLEQEIDRVCTSRTNVRL, from the coding sequence ATGGCACGTCCCCGCGCCGATCCGACGCTTTTGAGGCAGGTCGCCATCGCCGTTTTCGGCTTGGTGGCCGACCATGGAATCGATGGCACGTCGATGCGCGCCGTGGCTGCCGCCACGGGACTGAGCACCGGGACGCTGAATTACCACTTCGAAAACAAGCGCGGGCTCATTCGGTTCGCGCTGTCGTACGCGTACCAGCCGCCGCCGGATTGGAGCGACCACGAAGGCGATGCCGCGTCCGCCCTCCGCCGATTGTTCCAGCGTTACCTGCTCCAGCGCGATCAGGTGCGCGTCTGGTGGCGATTCTGGTGCGCCATCACCGCGGCGGCATCGGGCGATCTCGAGATGGCCGAGTGGCAAATGCGCACGCACCAGGCCCTCGTTGGCTTCTTTGCCGCCGTCCTTGGATCGGCCGGAAGCCGCGGCGAGCTCGCCTCGCAGGTCGAGGCGGACTCCGAAGCGGAGCGCCTGGTCGCCCTCGCACACGGCCTCGCCCTGCGCCAGCTCGTCGACCCGCGGCCCGAGGTCCTCGAGCTGTGCAAGGGCCTCCTGGAGCAGGAAATCGACCGCGTTTGCACAAGTCGCACGAACGTGCGACTTTAA
- the hpt gene encoding hypoxanthine phosphoribosyltransferase, translated as MSERIVTMISKEEIAKRVQELGAEISDHYRSNPPVLVCVLKGSFVFAADLARAIDTSVRIDFLGMRSYGEGTESSGVVQITQDLSRPIAGEDVLIVEDIVDTGLTIAHLIDLFRTRAPRSVKVCALLHKPARAKVQVKVDYLGFTIEDRFVVGYGLDFAEKYRNLPYIGVVERS; from the coding sequence ATGTCGGAACGTATCGTCACGATGATTTCGAAAGAGGAGATCGCCAAGCGCGTCCAAGAGTTGGGTGCGGAGATCTCCGACCATTACAGAAGCAACCCTCCGGTTCTGGTGTGCGTCCTCAAGGGGAGCTTCGTGTTCGCGGCGGATCTCGCGCGCGCCATCGACACCTCGGTGCGCATCGACTTCCTCGGGATGCGCTCCTACGGCGAGGGCACGGAGTCGAGCGGTGTCGTGCAAATCACGCAGGACCTGTCGCGCCCCATCGCGGGCGAGGACGTGCTCATCGTCGAGGACATCGTCGACACGGGCCTGACCATCGCGCACCTCATCGATCTGTTTCGCACGCGCGCCCCGCGCAGCGTGAAGGTGTGTGCCCTCCTGCACAAGCCGGCGCGCGCCAAGGTGCAGGTGAAGGTCGACTACCTGGGCTTCACCATCGAAGACCGCTTCGTCGTCGGCTACGGGCTGGACTTCGCCGAGAAGTACCGCAACCTCCCGTACATCGGCGTCGTGGAGAGGAGCTGA
- a CDS encoding MFS transporter gives MPQKERVLAFAFVTVFLDLVGFGIIIPLLPFYVKSMGGTAETVGLILSSFSLTQLLLTPVLGRLSDRVGRRRVILVSLAGNAVSMALFALATKVSLLPLLFFSRIVAGATSGNIAACQAAVADVTDAEDRTKGMGRIGAGVGLGMVLGPVLGSAASHFGAWTPPLVASALALADFAAAFFFMPETRRAESVSLRDVTAATGQRPSLWEAISQRGILIVFALYFLTFLYLSTINVILPLLTNARLGWTEREIGHVFGLFGLIMLVIQGGFIGRMSRAWGARRLIIAGSVCALFGLLLVAWTAQIATVIVGLVLLGAGLGVINPCLSTLASEMAGSSRRGAILGFAQSAGGLARTLGPTAAGILYARVGPSAPFTSGAGAALVSITLASVFLRPPSKRLEVQS, from the coding sequence ATGCCGCAAAAAGAGCGAGTGCTGGCGTTTGCCTTCGTCACGGTGTTCCTCGACCTCGTGGGCTTCGGGATCATCATCCCGCTGCTGCCCTTTTACGTGAAGTCGATGGGGGGCACGGCCGAGACGGTGGGCCTGATTCTTTCGTCGTTCTCGCTGACCCAGCTTTTGCTGACACCCGTTCTGGGGCGCCTCAGTGATCGCGTTGGGCGAAGGCGGGTCATCCTCGTATCGCTGGCCGGAAACGCGGTCTCCATGGCCTTGTTTGCGCTGGCTACCAAGGTCTCGCTCCTTCCGCTCCTCTTCTTCTCGCGCATCGTGGCCGGTGCAACGTCGGGCAACATTGCCGCCTGCCAAGCTGCCGTTGCCGATGTGACGGATGCCGAGGATCGCACGAAGGGCATGGGCCGCATCGGTGCGGGCGTCGGCCTGGGCATGGTGCTTGGCCCGGTGCTCGGAAGCGCGGCGAGCCACTTCGGCGCGTGGACACCGCCCCTCGTCGCCTCCGCGCTCGCGCTCGCGGATTTCGCGGCCGCGTTCTTCTTCATGCCCGAAACGCGGCGCGCGGAATCGGTCAGCCTCCGCGACGTCACCGCCGCGACGGGCCAGCGCCCCAGCCTGTGGGAGGCGATTTCGCAGCGCGGGATCCTCATCGTCTTCGCGCTCTATTTTTTGACGTTTCTCTACTTGAGCACCATCAACGTCATCCTGCCGCTCCTCACCAACGCGCGCCTCGGGTGGACCGAGCGCGAGATCGGGCACGTGTTCGGCCTCTTCGGGCTCATCATGCTCGTGATTCAAGGTGGCTTCATCGGGCGGATGTCCCGTGCATGGGGCGCGCGGCGCCTGATCATTGCCGGCTCGGTGTGCGCCCTGTTTGGGCTGCTGCTCGTCGCGTGGACCGCTCAGATCGCGACCGTCATCGTGGGGCTCGTGCTGCTGGGCGCGGGGCTGGGGGTGATCAACCCCTGTCTGTCGACCTTGGCCTCCGAGATGGCCGGCAGCTCGCGTCGCGGTGCCATCCTCGGCTTCGCGCAATCGGCCGGCGGGCTGGCACGCACGCTCGGCCCCACCGCGGCCGGCATCTTGTACGCACGCGTTGGACCGAGCGCGCCATTCACCAGCGGCGCCGGCGCCGCGCTCGTGTCGATCACCTTGGCCTCCGTCTTTCTGCGACCGCCAAGTAAAAGGTTAGAGGTTCAAAGCTGA
- a CDS encoding RpiB/LacA/LacB family sugar-phosphate isomerase: MRIALCSDEPYPVHQIIADEVRRRGHEVVPFGAVASAQDEPWANVAEQAALSVRRGECDEGIFLCWTGTGISIAANKVEGIRAALCADPPTAAGARVWNHANVLCLSNRTLSGDVAKEILAAWFDTPPGDKGSAGVARLADVDQRHRK; the protein is encoded by the coding sequence ATGCGCATCGCACTCTGTTCGGACGAGCCGTATCCGGTTCATCAGATCATCGCCGATGAGGTGAGGCGACGGGGCCACGAGGTGGTTCCCTTCGGTGCGGTGGCCAGCGCCCAGGACGAGCCTTGGGCGAATGTGGCAGAGCAAGCCGCCCTCTCCGTCCGGCGCGGAGAATGCGACGAGGGCATCTTCCTCTGCTGGACGGGGACCGGCATCAGCATCGCCGCCAACAAGGTGGAGGGGATCCGCGCCGCGCTGTGCGCCGACCCGCCCACGGCCGCCGGCGCGCGAGTGTGGAACCATGCGAACGTGCTCTGTTTGTCGAACCGCACGCTGTCCGGCGACGTTGCCAAGGAGATTCTCGCCGCGTGGTTCGATACGCCTCCCGGCGACAAAGGGTCGGCAGGGGTTGCGCGACTGGCCGACGTGGACCAGCGTCACCGCAAGTAG
- a CDS encoding replication-associated recombination protein A, with amino-acid sequence MASRARGSHSGGETLFGAAARRDPSAKGHVPLAERMRPHRLEELVGQAHLFGPNKLLTRAIAGDRLPSMILWGPPGVGKTTLGRIVAEGTKAEFVLFSAVLGSLADLRQIVGEARERLDYHGKRTIVFVDEIHRFNKAQQDAFLPHVEAGTITLIGATTENPSFAVNAALLSRCKVFRLETLDEKELTSLLERALADEARGLGARKVRATPDALTAIARLARGDARRALTTLETTVDYLDTAGEQELTADAVIAGQSHDPLLYDKAGEEHYNVVSAFIKSMRGSDPDAAVYWMMRMLDAGDDPLFVLRRMLIFASEDVGNADPRALMVVEAADCAFRRIGMPEGLYAMAQAATYLAATVKSNAAGKAWQRARALIEQHGALPVPKKLRNAVTSLMKNEGYGQGYKYAHDFEGGVVPGETYLPDALVGEAIYEPADRGEEARIRTRIEGLRAAVQEKKE; translated from the coding sequence ATGGCATCGCGAGCACGCGGCTCTCATTCGGGTGGCGAGACGCTTTTCGGGGCCGCGGCGCGAAGAGATCCGTCGGCAAAGGGGCACGTGCCGCTCGCGGAGAGGATGCGGCCGCACCGGCTCGAGGAGTTGGTCGGGCAGGCCCACTTGTTCGGGCCGAACAAGCTGCTGACCCGCGCCATCGCCGGCGATCGGCTGCCATCGATGATTCTGTGGGGCCCGCCTGGTGTAGGTAAAACGACGCTCGGTCGCATCGTGGCGGAGGGGACGAAGGCGGAGTTCGTGCTCTTCAGCGCGGTGCTGGGCAGCCTCGCCGACCTGCGGCAGATCGTGGGCGAGGCGCGCGAGCGGCTCGATTACCACGGCAAGCGCACCATCGTGTTCGTCGACGAGATTCACCGCTTCAACAAGGCGCAGCAGGACGCGTTCTTGCCGCACGTGGAGGCGGGCACCATCACGCTGATCGGCGCCACCACGGAAAATCCGTCGTTTGCCGTGAACGCGGCGCTTCTTTCGCGGTGCAAAGTGTTTCGGCTGGAGACGCTCGACGAGAAGGAGCTCACGTCGCTTCTCGAGCGCGCGCTCGCCGATGAAGCGCGCGGCCTCGGTGCGCGGAAGGTGCGCGCCACGCCCGATGCGCTGACGGCCATCGCGCGGCTCGCGCGCGGGGATGCACGGCGGGCGCTCACCACCTTGGAAACCACGGTGGACTATCTGGATACGGCCGGCGAGCAGGAGCTCACCGCCGACGCGGTCATCGCGGGCCAGAGCCACGATCCGCTGCTGTACGACAAGGCCGGCGAGGAGCACTACAACGTGGTGAGCGCGTTCATCAAGTCGATGCGCGGCTCGGATCCCGACGCCGCGGTCTACTGGATGATGCGCATGCTCGATGCGGGCGACGATCCGCTGTTCGTGCTGCGCCGCATGCTCATCTTCGCCAGCGAGGACGTGGGCAACGCCGATCCGCGCGCACTCATGGTGGTGGAAGCGGCCGACTGCGCGTTTCGACGCATCGGCATGCCCGAGGGCCTTTACGCCATGGCGCAAGCCGCGACGTACCTGGCCGCGACGGTGAAGTCCAATGCCGCGGGCAAGGCCTGGCAGCGCGCCCGCGCCCTCATCGAGCAACATGGCGCGCTTCCCGTTCCGAAGAAGCTGCGAAACGCGGTCACGTCGCTGATGAAGAACGAGGGCTACGGCCAGGGCTACAAGTACGCGCACGACTTCGAGGGCGGGGTCGTACCTGGCGAGACGTACCTGCCCGATGCCCTCGTCGGCGAGGCCATTTACGAGCCGGCCGATCGCGGCGAGGAAGCGCGCATCCGCACCCGCATCGAGGGGCTGCGCGCTGCCGTGCAAGAGAAGAAAGAGTAG
- a CDS encoding DNA internalization-related competence protein ComEC/Rec2, translating to MYVDPVLAVGLAMTCGALLRHHAVEVLALTAAVACLVCVHVTKGKALLLMSLVVLGLGGGWLRAHRAIVAHEDVLARVEEDAPGLQRCDGTARVVGSPARVGGSMRWLGEVTDASCGERAIRTPFHASFYDTDASGEPLARGDRVAFVAQLGPPERLTNFDTSDPLPAEVRRGAVRSGGLLDRRLLARGRGPPAWIDRARAAVRVRIDATFPADTAPMARAMVLGENDLTPDDGAAFRGSGLSHLLAVSGMHLVLVVLGLTRILRALFIRIEPLSARIDAGRLADAVGIVVSFVYADFAGSSGSALRAAWMTSVLLLARLLVRRGDGARALGFSIVGMAWLDPLVAYDLSFVLSVLATAGLFVFRPAMADVFAGALRLPGKLAQPLAATLGATVACAPVTSLLSTTLPLGGVLANLLAVPVGEIVSLPLCLVHALLAPLPMAERGCAWVASLALATVRGIARLFARIGWLSIDVPPATSAQLAVLAFAFLAWVFLQRSSRRLVVVAACLALCLALEIPARREGAPSGKLRITFLDVGQGDAALIDLPNGEAMMIDGGGIVGSPVDVGARVIAPTLRARRREALALVVLSHPHPDHFGGLPTGLDGIAVGALWDTGQGEREGTGGAYAALLRTARAHGTSVQRPESLCGVHAIGGVTVEVLAPCPEASADRGPNDNSFVLRIGYGSRHILFTGDAEREEEGDLLRLPAGALRADVLKVGHHGSRTSTSRTFVAAIRPQWAVISAGARNRFGHPAGVTLATLHDAGVRTYRTDRDGAIVVETDGRSLSVMSAE from the coding sequence ATGTACGTCGACCCCGTTCTTGCGGTGGGGCTCGCCATGACGTGCGGCGCCTTGCTGCGTCATCACGCGGTGGAGGTGCTCGCGTTAACGGCGGCGGTGGCCTGCCTCGTGTGCGTGCACGTGACCAAGGGGAAAGCGCTCCTCCTCATGTCCCTCGTGGTGCTCGGCTTGGGCGGTGGTTGGCTTCGCGCCCATCGCGCCATCGTTGCGCACGAAGACGTGCTGGCCCGGGTGGAGGAAGACGCACCCGGTCTTCAACGCTGCGACGGCACCGCACGTGTCGTGGGGTCACCGGCGCGCGTGGGGGGTTCCATGCGTTGGCTGGGCGAGGTGACGGACGCCTCGTGCGGCGAGCGGGCCATTCGCACGCCGTTTCATGCCTCGTTCTACGACACGGACGCATCGGGGGAGCCCCTTGCTCGGGGCGATCGGGTGGCCTTCGTCGCCCAGCTCGGCCCGCCGGAACGGCTGACCAACTTCGATACGAGCGATCCTCTTCCGGCGGAGGTGCGCCGAGGCGCCGTGCGTTCCGGCGGTCTCCTCGATCGCCGCCTTCTTGCGCGCGGACGCGGTCCACCCGCGTGGATCGATCGCGCGCGGGCGGCCGTGCGCGTGCGCATCGATGCAACCTTTCCTGCCGACACGGCGCCAATGGCACGCGCCATGGTGCTCGGTGAGAACGATCTCACGCCCGACGACGGCGCGGCGTTTCGCGGGAGCGGCCTGTCGCACCTCCTCGCGGTTTCGGGCATGCATCTCGTGCTCGTGGTGCTCGGGCTGACGCGCATCCTACGTGCGCTCTTCATCCGCATCGAGCCCCTTTCGGCGCGCATCGATGCGGGGCGTCTCGCCGATGCCGTGGGCATCGTCGTTTCCTTCGTCTACGCCGACTTTGCCGGCTCGAGTGGCTCGGCGCTTCGCGCGGCGTGGATGACCAGCGTCCTTCTCTTGGCGCGCCTGCTCGTGCGCCGCGGCGATGGTGCGCGCGCGCTCGGATTCTCCATCGTCGGGATGGCCTGGCTGGATCCGCTCGTGGCCTACGATCTTTCCTTCGTGCTCTCCGTTCTGGCGACGGCGGGGCTCTTCGTCTTTCGTCCGGCCATGGCCGACGTGTTCGCGGGCGCGCTGCGTCTTCCGGGAAAGCTTGCGCAGCCGCTGGCGGCCACCTTGGGCGCCACCGTTGCGTGCGCGCCGGTGACGTCGCTCCTTTCGACGACGTTGCCCCTCGGCGGCGTGCTCGCGAACCTCCTTGCCGTTCCGGTGGGAGAAATCGTCTCGCTGCCGCTTTGCCTGGTCCACGCGCTCTTGGCGCCGCTGCCCATGGCCGAACGGGGGTGCGCTTGGGTGGCCTCCCTGGCCCTCGCGACGGTGCGGGGCATCGCCCGCCTCTTCGCGCGTATCGGCTGGCTGTCCATCGACGTTCCTCCGGCCACGTCCGCACAGCTCGCGGTGCTTGCGTTTGCATTTCTGGCCTGGGTATTTCTCCAGCGCTCGTCGCGGCGGCTCGTGGTCGTGGCGGCTTGCCTCGCGCTCTGCCTTGCCTTGGAGATTCCCGCCCGGCGCGAGGGAGCTCCGTCCGGGAAGCTGCGCATCACCTTTCTCGACGTCGGGCAGGGTGATGCGGCGCTCATCGATCTTCCCAACGGCGAAGCCATGATGATCGACGGCGGCGGCATCGTCGGGAGCCCGGTGGACGTGGGGGCCCGGGTCATCGCCCCCACATTGCGCGCGCGCCGTCGCGAGGCCCTTGCGCTCGTGGTCCTGTCGCATCCGCATCCGGATCATTTCGGCGGCCTTCCCACGGGGCTCGATGGCATCGCCGTGGGCGCGCTCTGGGACACGGGGCAGGGCGAGCGCGAAGGCACCGGTGGCGCGTACGCCGCGCTCCTACGCACGGCGCGCGCGCACGGCACCTCCGTGCAGCGACCGGAGAGCCTCTGCGGCGTTCACGCGATCGGCGGTGTCACCGTGGAGGTGTTGGCTCCTTGCCCGGAGGCGTCGGCCGACCGCGGGCCCAACGACAATTCGTTCGTGCTGCGAATTGGCTACGGCTCGCGGCACATCCTCTTCACGGGCGATGCGGAACGAGAGGAAGAGGGCGATCTCTTGCGGCTTCCGGCCGGCGCGTTGCGCGCCGATGTTCTCAAGGTCGGGCACCATGGAAGCCGCACCTCGACCTCGCGCACCTTCGTCGCGGCCATTCGTCCCCAGTGGGCCGTCATCTCGGCGGGGGCGCGCAACCGCTTCGGTCATCCCGCCGGCGTCACACTGGCGACGTTGCACGACGCCGGTGTTCGCACGTACCGGACGGATCGCGATGGGGCGATCGTCGTCGAGACGGACGGTCGCTCTCTTTCCGTGATGTCCGCCGAATGA
- a CDS encoding phytanoyl-CoA dioxygenase family protein, giving the protein MDGDIACLERDGYVILEGVLDELERALLVAALAPFERERPRGRNAFEGEFSTRVYSLAGKGGLFLALAEHPRITALLDALLAPNWLLSTLQSIRLHPGEARQGWHTDDGFYMPQRPRAMRSGVSTIWALEDFTAENGATEVVPGSHLWGSEHPDDGLHAVVPAIMPAGSVLVFDAGLWHRGGANRSRGTRLCVSPQYCQPWLRPQESQLLIATPEIVRRASPRVQSMLGYSIHPPFVGHVDGMHPLRTIDPSYRHHKTNAAALANAVLPASTR; this is encoded by the coding sequence ATGGACGGTGACATCGCCTGCCTCGAACGCGACGGCTATGTGATCCTCGAGGGCGTCTTGGACGAGCTCGAGCGCGCGCTGCTCGTCGCAGCGCTGGCGCCGTTCGAGCGGGAACGGCCACGCGGGCGCAATGCATTCGAGGGCGAATTTTCCACGCGCGTTTACTCGCTCGCGGGCAAGGGAGGCTTGTTTCTCGCGCTCGCGGAGCATCCGCGCATCACCGCGCTCCTCGATGCGCTTCTTGCCCCGAATTGGCTGCTCTCCACGTTGCAATCGATTCGCCTGCACCCCGGCGAAGCGCGCCAGGGCTGGCACACCGACGACGGCTTTTACATGCCGCAGCGCCCGCGGGCGATGCGCTCGGGCGTGTCCACGATTTGGGCGCTCGAAGACTTCACCGCCGAAAACGGCGCCACGGAGGTCGTTCCCGGGAGCCACCTCTGGGGCAGCGAGCACCCTGACGATGGCCTGCACGCGGTCGTCCCGGCGATCATGCCGGCTGGCTCGGTCCTCGTCTTCGACGCGGGCCTCTGGCACCGGGGGGGCGCGAATCGGTCGCGCGGAACGCGCCTTTGTGTCAGCCCGCAATACTGCCAACCCTGGCTTCGGCCGCAGGAGTCGCAGCTGTTGATTGCGACGCCCGAAATCGTCCGGCGGGCATCGCCGAGGGTGCAGAGCATGCTCGGCTACAGCATTCATCCGCCGTTCGTCGGGCACGTCGATGGAATGCATCCGTTGCGAACCATCGATCCGAGCTACCGCCATCACAAGACGAACGCGGCGGCGCTGGCCAATGCCGTGCTGCCCGCATCGACGCGATAA